From the genome of Streptomyces sp. S4.7:
TACCGGGGCGCGATGCTCGTTCCGATGCTCATGATCCTTGTGACGCTGGTGTACGCCCGCTCGTTCGCCGACGGGACCGCCCGATACGGTGGCGGGCATGACCGGTCGCGCACAGTTGATGTGGGATGACGCCGTAACGGGCTACGACTTCGGGTCCAGCCACCCGATGGACCCGGTACGCCTGGCACTGACGAGGGAGCTGGTGCGCGCGTACGGGCTCGACCGCGAGGTGGACGTGGTGTCCGCCCCGTCGGCGGGGCGCTCCACGCTCGGACTCGTTCACCACGAGGTGTACATCGACGCCGTACGCCGCTGTTCGGCCGACCCGAGGTCCGCCGACGGTTCGTACGGCATCGGGACCGTGGACGATCCGGCCTTCGCCGGGATGCACGAGGCGTCCGCGCTGATCGCCGGGCAGTCGGTCGGCGCCGCCGAGGCCGTGTGGCGCGGCGCGGCGCGGCACGCCGTGAACTTCGCCGGCGGCCTGCACCACGCGATGCCCGGCTCGGCGTCGGGCTTCTGCATCTACAACGACGCGTCGCTCGCGATCGCGCGGCTCCTGGAGCTGGGTGCGGAGCGTGTCGCCTACGTCGACGTGGACGTGCACCACGGGGACGGCGTCCAGGCGGCGTTCTGGGACGACCCGCGCGTCCTGACGATCTCACTGCACGAGCATCCCCGCACGCTCTTCCCGCAGACCGGCTGGCCGGAGGAGACGGGGGAGGGCGAGGGGGAGGGCAGCGCGGTCAATCTGCCGCTGCCCGCCGGGACGGGTGACGAGGGGTGGCTGCGGGCGTTCCACTCCGTGGTGCCGGAGCTGCTGGCGGACTTCCGGCCGCAGGCGCTGGTGACGCAGCACGGTGCGGATACGCACTTCGAGGACCCGCTGGCGCATCTCGCGGTGTCGCTGGACGCGCAGCGCGCGGTGCAGGCGTCGTGCCACGAGCTGGCGCACGAGTACGTCGACGGGGGGCGCTGGGTCGCGCTCGGCGGTGGCGGGTACTCGGTCGTGGACGTCGTGCCGCGCTCGTGGACCCATCTGGTGTCGATCGCGGCGCACGCGCCGATCGACCCGGAGTCGGCGGTCCCGGAGGAGTGGCGTGAGGAGGTCTACGCCCGTACGCGGGAGTCCGCGCCGCGGCGGATGACGGATGGGCGTACGCCGAACTGGCAGGCGTGGGACGAGGGGTACGATCCCGCGGACCGGTTGGATCAGGCGATTCTGGCGACTCGCAGGGCGGTGTTTCCGTTGCGGGGGTTGCTGGCGTAGCGCGTGCCGCGTTGGGCGATGGTGTGAGGGCGGGTGTCCGGGGCCGCCCGGTGGACGGTTCGTCCTCGATCGCCCGGACGGGCTTCCTTGGGTGGACGGCCTTGTTGGGCGCCGGCCCGGGGCGGGTCGTCAATCGCGGACGGGCTTGATTGGCGGGCCCCGGTTGTGTCCTCAATCGCCGGGCGGGCTATTTGGGGGCGGGCGGGGGGGGATTGGGGCGTTACGCCAACTGTGCGGTGGCATAGGCGTTTTGGTCCCCTGCCCTTCGTCCTGCGGGAGCATCGGGGCTGTGTTGAGTACCGGAGCCCTACGGGCCCATCTGCTGGCTGCCCGACTGGCCGGCCCCGTGGCCACCACGCGGGAGCAGAGCCTGCGCAGTTACCGTCTCTTCGCCGCCCGCGATCCGCGTGCGACGCTGGGGCTCACCCCCGAACGGGCATGGCGCGAGGGCGACTTGCTGCGGCTCATGGCCGACCGGTGCGGCGTCTCCGGGGATCCGGCGCATGTCTCCGGCGGCGATGTCATCGATCCCGAGCTGACGCTGCGCAGCCTCGACGCCTTCGCCGCGCGCCTCGGCAGCGCCGCCGGGCGGCGGGCTCCCGTGCTGTTCGGGACCGGGCATCCGCACGGGTTGATCGGGTTCTACGCGGGTCTCGCAGACGCTTTGTCGGCGGCGGGGTGTCTCGTCCTCACCCCCGCGAGGGGGCGATGTGTCGACATAACGACCCGGTTCGGCGTACGTACGCACCGCCTCGACTACGTACGACGAGTCGCGTTGGTGCGGGAATCCGAAGCTTCGCACGCCGGGAGTGAGACCGGCGCGCACAGCCATTCCCCCCTCCCCGTTCGGGTTGTGCTGGACAGTGTGGCCGAGGCCGGCGGGCCGCTTCCCGAGTTGGTCGTCGGAGACCATGGATGGGTCTGCGGAGCAGGTCAGTTGGGCATTGAGGCTGTCGGTCTCGCGGACACCGACGACCCCGCGCTGTTCGTCGGCGAGGCGGAGGGGCGCGTCTCCGTCGTGGTCCCGGTTGACGACGGTGTGCGGTCCGACTACTACCGCCCGTTGACTCGCTATGTACTCAATCGAGCCTGTCTGTCACAGTAGGAGACCATGTGCTGCTCCTCTTCCCCACTCGTATCACCCGCCCCTAGTCTGGGGAGTGAGCGCACAGCGACGAAGAGTCACCGGAGGGGAA
Proteins encoded in this window:
- a CDS encoding acetoin utilization protein AcuC, which translates into the protein MTGRAQLMWDDAVTGYDFGSSHPMDPVRLALTRELVRAYGLDREVDVVSAPSAGRSTLGLVHHEVYIDAVRRCSADPRSADGSYGIGTVDDPAFAGMHEASALIAGQSVGAAEAVWRGAARHAVNFAGGLHHAMPGSASGFCIYNDASLAIARLLELGAERVAYVDVDVHHGDGVQAAFWDDPRVLTISLHEHPRTLFPQTGWPEETGEGEGEGSAVNLPLPAGTGDEGWLRAFHSVVPELLADFRPQALVTQHGADTHFEDPLAHLAVSLDAQRAVQASCHELAHEYVDGGRWVALGGGGYSVVDVVPRSWTHLVSIAAHAPIDPESAVPEEWREEVYARTRESAPRRMTDGRTPNWQAWDEGYDPADRLDQAILATRRAVFPLRGLLA
- a CDS encoding phosphatase → MLSTGALRAHLLAARLAGPVATTREQSLRSYRLFAARDPRATLGLTPERAWREGDLLRLMADRCGVSGDPAHVSGGDVIDPELTLRSLDAFAARLGSAAGRRAPVLFGTGHPHGLIGFYAGLADALSAAGCLVLTPARGRCVDITTRFGVRTHRLDYVRRVALVRESEASHAGSETGAHSHSPLPVRVVLDSVAEAGGPLPELVVGDHGWVCGAGQLGIEAVGLADTDDPALFVGEAEGRVSVVVPVDDGVRSDYYRPLTRYVLNRACLSQ